Below is a genomic region from Longimicrobium sp..
GTGTGGATGCGCCCCTGCGTTTCGGTCGCGGGCACGCGCTGCACCCGGTGCACGCCGGATTCGTAGCGAAGGTCGCCGTACGCGTGCGCCCCGCGGACGATGAAGACGGCTTCCTTGTAGCCGCCGGCGGTACCCTCCGACACGCTGAGCACTTCCAGCTTCCAGCCCTGCCGGTCGGCGAAGCGGGAGTACATGCGGAACAATTCGCCCGCGAAAAGGGCGGCCTCGTCGCCGCCGGTGCCGGCGCGCACCTCGACGACGGCGTCGCGGTCGTCCAGCGGGTCGCGGGGGATGAGAAGCAGCTTCAGCTCGCCTTCCAGCCGCCGCACCTCGCCGGTGAGATGGTCGGCCTCGGCGCGGGCCATCTCGGCCATCTCGGGATCGCCCGCGGCGTCGGCGAGCATGGACTGCGCGCCGTCCAGCTCCTCGCGGGCGCGCCGCAGCCGGGCGGCGGCCTCGACGATGCCGGACAGGCGCGAATGCTCGCGCGACACCTCGCGCAGCCGCTTGGGGTCTGCGTGAATGGAGGGGTCGGCCAGCTGAACGGACAGGTCGTCGTACCTGCGCTGCGCGTCGAAGATGCGGTCTTCCATGGGGTCGTGCGTGAGTGCGTCAGTGCGGAGGTGCGGGAGCGAACGTCCTCGCACGACCGCGGCGGCGCCTCGTCGGGGCCGGATAGTCGGAGAGCCGGGGCGCGGCCCCGGCTCTCTTTCGTCTGCTTACTGGGCGGTGGCGTAGCGCTGCCGGAAGCGCTCCACGCGTCCCGCGGTGTCCATCAGCTTCTGCTTGCCCGTGTAGTACGGGTGGCAGTTGCTGCACACTTCGACGCCGATGTCGCCCTTGGTGGAGCGGGTCTCGAAGGTGTTGCCGCAGGCGCAGTGCACCTTCGCGGTGTTGTACGTCGGATGAATGTCGGCCTTCATATCGCCACCACCTGTCGGTTCGTCGGCTTGAAACAGTGGCTCGCCCCCGCGCGACGGTTCGCGCGATACGGGCAGCCGGAGAATCATCAAAACTAGCGGATGTGGCGGATTCGGGCAACCCGCCGCAGATGGTCGATTCGGGAGGCGCGAGCGAGCGACCGTGCGACGACGACGGGCGTGGCGTGCGGGCGGGCGCCCCCCATCCCCAGCCCGTCCCCCGCAAACTGCGAGGGGGAAGGGAGCCAGTTTGGTGCGTTCAGCGAGATAGAGCTTGAGAGGCGGGAACCCGCACAGGCGATGGTGCGTTTCGACAGAGGCCGGCGCAGTCCTCGGCTGCCCTCACCCCCGGCCCCTCTCCCGCAAGCGGGAGAGGGGAGAATTCGATTGCGCTTCGGTCAGTACCACACGCGCCATTGTCATCCCGACGGAGCGGCCACACGGTACCTGCCCATGACCCGTAATCCGCAGCGACCGAGGGATCCGCCACACACCGCGCGTGACCCACCGATGCTGACGCTTCTACGAGGCGACCTAGAAGGGGACAGATCCGGTGTGGAGGCGGTTCCGGCGCCCGTATGCCGAGTGTGTGGCGGATCCCTCAGTCGCTGCTGTCCACGACGTGCGGGCAGGCTCTCCTTGGCCGCTCTATCGGGATGACAAGAGGCGCTTCGGCAGATTCGCCGGCGGGCCGATGAAGCCGCCCGGCGCCGCTCCCCACCAGGGTTCTCCAAAAGCGAACCGGCCCGGGTTTCATCACCCGGGCCGGTCCGCACTCACGCACTCACGCACTAACGCACTCCCGCACTTACTCCTTCCACCCCTCCAACATGCGGCGGATGTCGTCGCGGTGCTGGCTTTCGTCCACCAGCAGGTTCTCCAGCTGCAGCTTGATGGAGATCTCGCCCGCCTCTTCCGCCTGCTGGATGCGCTTGGTGTAGCGCTCGATGGTGTCGACCTCGGCCTGCAGGGCCACCGCCAGCATCTCGCGGTTGTCGCGGGGGATGGGCACCGGCTGCGCCTGCGTGGTGGGAATGCCTCCCAGCGCCACGATCTTGTCGGCCAGGAACGCG
It encodes:
- a CDS encoding ferritin-like domain-containing protein, which gives rise to MADLKALIDGLNEDLAAEYQAVIMYRTFASLVTGPWRMDLRPFFENEIPDELGHAAFLADKIVALGGIPTTQAQPVPIPRDNREMLAVALQAEVDTIERYTKRIQQAEEAGEISIKLQLENLLVDESQHRDDIRRMLEGWKE
- the rpmE gene encoding 50S ribosomal protein L31, with protein sequence MKADIHPTYNTAKVHCACGNTFETRSTKGDIGVEVCSNCHPYYTGKQKLMDTAGRVERFRQRYATAQ
- the prfA gene encoding peptide chain release factor 1 — encoded protein: MEDRIFDAQRRYDDLSVQLADPSIHADPKRLREVSREHSRLSGIVEAAARLRRAREELDGAQSMLADAAGDPEMAEMARAEADHLTGEVRRLEGELKLLLIPRDPLDDRDAVVEVRAGTGGDEAALFAGELFRMYSRFADRQGWKLEVLSVSEGTAGGYKEAVFIVRGAHAYGDLRYESGVHRVQRVPATETQGRIHTSAATVAVLPEAEEVDVQINPNELKIDVYRSSGPGGQSVNTTDSAVRITHLPTGLVVTCQDEKSQHKNKDKAMGVLRSRLLDMRIAEQESARARDRKSQVGTGDRSAKIRTYNYPQSRITDHRIGFTTHALQQFLDGAIDEVIENLKLASQEEREDRAA